The Megalops cyprinoides isolate fMegCyp1 chromosome 12, fMegCyp1.pri, whole genome shotgun sequence genome contains a region encoding:
- the susd4 gene encoding sushi domain-containing protein 4 isoform X2, which translates to MLLFNYSVCFLSGRRGLMNCSSKRCLVMSRDQQVHYHTDATVYRKLLLLLTIFHLYSRSNSSDFSVDQQFCPDPGFPLHGHRTPSSGVFFEGSVAHFSCMAGFRLQGPAKMMCTQVHNGQVGWKPNHKPACLAEECLVPHIADAEVQNQTYRPGDQLVISCHDEFQIRYPDTDIMQSVCQDDGSWDNLPVCQGCLRPIIPPHSYVNISEAESSLPVGALVRYQCFPGYKLDGAELLECMYNLIWSDVPPRCLDVEVCPLPPMVEHGDYECHPQPCDRYIQGTVVEFFCDPGYTLSNDYSYITCQHGQWSPNIQVNCVLSEPSWPRPPDSILSTWKVVAFTATSVLLGLLLVIVGRTFQISCKAWCDPRDYPQEPTNPNVLVVDGVPVVLPSYDEAVAGGTFTFPGIPPPAGLGDSLYSEEQGLPAYPGHDGDPSEMHPNESTADSLPRTQPGVSHTLSEANDTRASTADTASTSPSVDIADGKGGFQ; encoded by the exons ATGTTATTGTTCAATTACAgcgtttgttttctttcagggCGTCGCGGTCTAATGAACTGTAGCAGTAAAAGATGTCTTGTCATGTCACGAGATCAGCAGGTCCACTATCACACCGATGCTACAGTCTACCGCAAACTTCTGCTGCTTCTAACAATTTTCCATCTATATTCGCGCTCCAACTCGTCAGACTTCTCTGTTG ATCAGCAGTTCTGCCCAGATCCAGGATTCCCGTTGCATGGACACCGGACCCCAAGTTCTGGGGTGTTCTTTGAGGGCTCTGTGGCCCATTTCTCCTGTATGGCAGGGTTCCGCCTCCAAGGACCAGCAAAAATGATGTGCACACAAGTCCATAATGGCCAAGTGGGCTGGAAACCTAACCATAAACCAGCTTGTTTAGCTGAAG AGTGTCTGGTACCACACATCGCTGATGCTGAGGTTCAGAACCAGACCTACCGACCCGGAGACCAGCTTGTCATCAGCTGCCATGATGAATTTCAAATCCGGTACCCAGACACCGACATCATGCAGTCAGTCTGTCAGGATGATGGGAGCTGGGACAACCTGCCTGTTTGTCAAG gctgCCTGCGCCCTATTATTCCCCCTCATAGCTATGTGAACATCTCAGAAGCAGAGTCGTCCCTGCCAGTGGGGGCGCTGGTGCGCTACCAGTGTTTCCCAGGATACAAGCTGGATGGAGCGGAGCTTCTGGAGTGCATGTACAACCTCATCTGGTCTGATGTCCCTCCCCGGTGTCTGGATGTAGAAG TGTGTCCCCTTCCTCCAATGGTGGAACACGGAGACTATGAATGCCACCCTCAGCCATGTGACAGATACATCCAGGGGACAGTTGTGGAATTCTTCTGTGACCCCGGCTACACCCTGAGTAATGACTACAGTTACATCACCTGCCAGCATGGCCAGTGGTCTCCCAACATTCAGGTGAACTGTGTTTTATCAG agCCTTCCTGGCCCCGTCCTCCAGATTCCATTCTGAGCACTTGGAAGGTGGTGGCATTCACTGCCACAAGTGTCCTTCTGGGCCTGTTGCTGGTCATCGTTGGCAGGACGTTCCAGATCAGCTGTAAGGCCTGGTGTGACCCCAG GGATTACCCTCAGGAGCCTACCAACCCCAATGTCCTGGTGGTGGATGGCGTTCCTGTAGTGCTGCCATCATACGACGAAGCTGTGGCCGGAGGTACTTTCACGTTCCCCGGCATTCCACCCCCTGCTGGTCTGGGGGACTCACTGTACTCTGAAGAGCAGGGACTGCCTGCATACCCAGGCCATGACGGGGACCCCAGCGAAATGCACCCCAACGAGAGCACCGCTGACAGTCTCCCCAGGACTCAGCCAGGGGTCTCACACACCCTTTCAGAGGCAAACGACACCAGAGCTTCCACTGCAGACACAGCCTCCACCAGCCCCAGTGTGGATATAGCAGACGGTAAGGGTGGCTTCCAGTGA
- the susd4 gene encoding sushi domain-containing protein 4 isoform X1 → MLLFNYSVCFLSGRRGLMNCSSKRCLVMSRDQQVHYHTDATVYRKLLLLLTIFHLYSRSNSSDFSVDQQFCPDPGFPLHGHRTPSSGVFFEGSVAHFSCMAGFRLQGPAKMMCTQVHNGQVGWKPNHKPACLAEECLVPHIADAEVQNQTYRPGDQLVISCHDEFQIRYPDTDIMQSVCQDDGSWDNLPVCQGCLRPIIPPHSYVNISEAESSLPVGALVRYQCFPGYKLDGAELLECMYNLIWSDVPPRCLDVEVCPLPPMVEHGDYECHPQPCDRYIQGTVVEFFCDPGYTLSNDYSYITCQHGQWSPNIQVNCVLSEPSWPRPPDSILSTWKVVAFTATSVLLGLLLVIVGRTFQISCKAWCDPRDYPQEPTNPNVLVVDGVPVVLPSYDEAVAGGTFTFPGIPPPAGLGDSLYSEEQGLPAYPGHDGDPSEMHPNESTADSLPRTQPGVSHTLSEANDTRASTADTASTSPSVDIADEIPLVEEDAEDS, encoded by the exons ATGTTATTGTTCAATTACAgcgtttgttttctttcagggCGTCGCGGTCTAATGAACTGTAGCAGTAAAAGATGTCTTGTCATGTCACGAGATCAGCAGGTCCACTATCACACCGATGCTACAGTCTACCGCAAACTTCTGCTGCTTCTAACAATTTTCCATCTATATTCGCGCTCCAACTCGTCAGACTTCTCTGTTG ATCAGCAGTTCTGCCCAGATCCAGGATTCCCGTTGCATGGACACCGGACCCCAAGTTCTGGGGTGTTCTTTGAGGGCTCTGTGGCCCATTTCTCCTGTATGGCAGGGTTCCGCCTCCAAGGACCAGCAAAAATGATGTGCACACAAGTCCATAATGGCCAAGTGGGCTGGAAACCTAACCATAAACCAGCTTGTTTAGCTGAAG AGTGTCTGGTACCACACATCGCTGATGCTGAGGTTCAGAACCAGACCTACCGACCCGGAGACCAGCTTGTCATCAGCTGCCATGATGAATTTCAAATCCGGTACCCAGACACCGACATCATGCAGTCAGTCTGTCAGGATGATGGGAGCTGGGACAACCTGCCTGTTTGTCAAG gctgCCTGCGCCCTATTATTCCCCCTCATAGCTATGTGAACATCTCAGAAGCAGAGTCGTCCCTGCCAGTGGGGGCGCTGGTGCGCTACCAGTGTTTCCCAGGATACAAGCTGGATGGAGCGGAGCTTCTGGAGTGCATGTACAACCTCATCTGGTCTGATGTCCCTCCCCGGTGTCTGGATGTAGAAG TGTGTCCCCTTCCTCCAATGGTGGAACACGGAGACTATGAATGCCACCCTCAGCCATGTGACAGATACATCCAGGGGACAGTTGTGGAATTCTTCTGTGACCCCGGCTACACCCTGAGTAATGACTACAGTTACATCACCTGCCAGCATGGCCAGTGGTCTCCCAACATTCAGGTGAACTGTGTTTTATCAG agCCTTCCTGGCCCCGTCCTCCAGATTCCATTCTGAGCACTTGGAAGGTGGTGGCATTCACTGCCACAAGTGTCCTTCTGGGCCTGTTGCTGGTCATCGTTGGCAGGACGTTCCAGATCAGCTGTAAGGCCTGGTGTGACCCCAG GGATTACCCTCAGGAGCCTACCAACCCCAATGTCCTGGTGGTGGATGGCGTTCCTGTAGTGCTGCCATCATACGACGAAGCTGTGGCCGGAGGTACTTTCACGTTCCCCGGCATTCCACCCCCTGCTGGTCTGGGGGACTCACTGTACTCTGAAGAGCAGGGACTGCCTGCATACCCAGGCCATGACGGGGACCCCAGCGAAATGCACCCCAACGAGAGCACCGCTGACAGTCTCCCCAGGACTCAGCCAGGGGTCTCACACACCCTTTCAGAGGCAAACGACACCAGAGCTTCCACTGCAGACACAGCCTCCACCAGCCCCAGTGTGGATATAGCAGACG aaATTCCACTGGTTGAAGAAGATGCAGAGGACTCTTAA
- the susd4 gene encoding sushi domain-containing protein 4 isoform X3 codes for MNCSSKRCLVMSRDQQVHYHTDATVYRKLLLLLTIFHLYSRSNSSDFSVDQQFCPDPGFPLHGHRTPSSGVFFEGSVAHFSCMAGFRLQGPAKMMCTQVHNGQVGWKPNHKPACLAEECLVPHIADAEVQNQTYRPGDQLVISCHDEFQIRYPDTDIMQSVCQDDGSWDNLPVCQGCLRPIIPPHSYVNISEAESSLPVGALVRYQCFPGYKLDGAELLECMYNLIWSDVPPRCLDVEVCPLPPMVEHGDYECHPQPCDRYIQGTVVEFFCDPGYTLSNDYSYITCQHGQWSPNIQVNCVLSEPSWPRPPDSILSTWKVVAFTATSVLLGLLLVIVGRTFQISCKAWCDPRDYPQEPTNPNVLVVDGVPVVLPSYDEAVAGGTFTFPGIPPPAGLGDSLYSEEQGLPAYPGHDGDPSEMHPNESTADSLPRTQPGVSHTLSEANDTRASTADTASTSPSVDIADEIPLVEEDAEDS; via the exons ATGAACTGTAGCAGTAAAAGATGTCTTGTCATGTCACGAGATCAGCAGGTCCACTATCACACCGATGCTACAGTCTACCGCAAACTTCTGCTGCTTCTAACAATTTTCCATCTATATTCGCGCTCCAACTCGTCAGACTTCTCTGTTG ATCAGCAGTTCTGCCCAGATCCAGGATTCCCGTTGCATGGACACCGGACCCCAAGTTCTGGGGTGTTCTTTGAGGGCTCTGTGGCCCATTTCTCCTGTATGGCAGGGTTCCGCCTCCAAGGACCAGCAAAAATGATGTGCACACAAGTCCATAATGGCCAAGTGGGCTGGAAACCTAACCATAAACCAGCTTGTTTAGCTGAAG AGTGTCTGGTACCACACATCGCTGATGCTGAGGTTCAGAACCAGACCTACCGACCCGGAGACCAGCTTGTCATCAGCTGCCATGATGAATTTCAAATCCGGTACCCAGACACCGACATCATGCAGTCAGTCTGTCAGGATGATGGGAGCTGGGACAACCTGCCTGTTTGTCAAG gctgCCTGCGCCCTATTATTCCCCCTCATAGCTATGTGAACATCTCAGAAGCAGAGTCGTCCCTGCCAGTGGGGGCGCTGGTGCGCTACCAGTGTTTCCCAGGATACAAGCTGGATGGAGCGGAGCTTCTGGAGTGCATGTACAACCTCATCTGGTCTGATGTCCCTCCCCGGTGTCTGGATGTAGAAG TGTGTCCCCTTCCTCCAATGGTGGAACACGGAGACTATGAATGCCACCCTCAGCCATGTGACAGATACATCCAGGGGACAGTTGTGGAATTCTTCTGTGACCCCGGCTACACCCTGAGTAATGACTACAGTTACATCACCTGCCAGCATGGCCAGTGGTCTCCCAACATTCAGGTGAACTGTGTTTTATCAG agCCTTCCTGGCCCCGTCCTCCAGATTCCATTCTGAGCACTTGGAAGGTGGTGGCATTCACTGCCACAAGTGTCCTTCTGGGCCTGTTGCTGGTCATCGTTGGCAGGACGTTCCAGATCAGCTGTAAGGCCTGGTGTGACCCCAG GGATTACCCTCAGGAGCCTACCAACCCCAATGTCCTGGTGGTGGATGGCGTTCCTGTAGTGCTGCCATCATACGACGAAGCTGTGGCCGGAGGTACTTTCACGTTCCCCGGCATTCCACCCCCTGCTGGTCTGGGGGACTCACTGTACTCTGAAGAGCAGGGACTGCCTGCATACCCAGGCCATGACGGGGACCCCAGCGAAATGCACCCCAACGAGAGCACCGCTGACAGTCTCCCCAGGACTCAGCCAGGGGTCTCACACACCCTTTCAGAGGCAAACGACACCAGAGCTTCCACTGCAGACACAGCCTCCACCAGCCCCAGTGTGGATATAGCAGACG aaATTCCACTGGTTGAAGAAGATGCAGAGGACTCTTAA
- the LOC118787153 gene encoding thrombomodulin-like, which translates to MNVLIQVIAVVAFLLEVAGKNPRSCTCILNDCYTAIQDQVDFQTSVDACKNKGGHLMTVRTTVSSDVIHDFNLNGDFWIGLQLPSGRCSSVTSGWLRGYEWTTGDNKTDFTNWRSNTTYCSQMCVSVSRESLKWSERPCQDKIAGYLCENNYKSTCPPLETDTNESVFYSTPLGYKGQGLLALPPGTVATTYPSTIKRICAAETEEWLSASWSYDIDSGACEDECRQKNGVSEYICSPNEGTRGGVWCKCRDGFQLVGGKCSDINECSSGPCEHKCDNTVGGYNCSCHDGYRQSREDPHRCEMHCPSEKCEAICDRNENTQCSCPNGYLIDQRNGTSLCIDINECGPDSSECDHKCVNSFGSFICSCDEGFNLIDGHKCVRQYDSVLTTPVSLYNDFVTSSSKSSKNIVSSASIKTPGMITGIVLFLSVALLVVMFLVRKILLTKREGASGEESHSGDTPVNLQHMSTEKRSVNASSVDTRLKQVC; encoded by the coding sequence atgaatgttttaattcaAGTAATCGCTGTTGTTGCGTTTCTTTTGGAAGTAGCAGGGAAGAACCCGCGGAGTTGCACGTGTATTCTGAATGACTGCTACACCGCTATTCAAGACCAAGTTGATTTTCAAACATCAGTGGATGCGTGTAAGAATAAAGGAGGACATTTAATGACAGTTCGGACAACAGTgtccagtgatgtcatccatGACTTTAATCTTAACGGAGACTTCTGGATCGGGCTACAGCTTCCCAGCGGGCGATGTAGCAGTGTTACATCTGGATGGTTGAGGGGATACGAGTGGACAACAGGAGACAACAAGACAGACTTCACAAACTGGAGAAGCAACACAACCTACTGTTCTCAAATGTGTGTCTCCGTTTCTCGTGAAAGCCTGAAGTGGTCGGAGAGGCCGTGCCAAGACAAAATAGCGGGATATTTGTGTGAGAACAACTACAAGAGTACGTGCCCCCCTTTGGAAACTGATACTAACGAGTCAGTCTTCTACAGCACTCCTCTTGGATATAAGGGACAGGGTCTCCTCGCGCTCCCCCCAGGAACTGTTGCGACCACCTATCCCTCAACAATTAAACGCATCTGTGCGGCTGAAACAGAGGAATGGCTTAGCGCCTCGTGGAGCTATGACATAGATAGCGGTGCCTGCGAAGACGAATGTCGCCAGAAGAACGGAGTTTCAGAGTACATCTGCTCGCCGAATGAAGGGACTCGAGGTGGGGTCTGGTGCAAGTGCCGAGATGGCTTTCAACTTGTTGGCGGAAAATGCTCGGACATAAACGAATGCAGTTCCGGCCCTTGCGAACACAAATGCGACAATACAGTTGGCGGATACAACTGCTCCTGTCATGATGGATACAGACAATCGAGAGAAGACCCGCACagatgtgaaatgcattgtCCGTCAGAGAAGTGTGAGGCTATATGCGACAGAAACGAAAATACGCAATGCTCCTGTCCCAATGGATACTTGATTGACCAGAGAAACGGCACCAGTTTGTGCATTGATATCAACGAATGTGGACCCGATAGTTCTGAATGCGATCACAAATGCGTAAACAGTTTTGGAAGTTTCATATGCTCCTGTGATGAAGGATTCAATCTGATTGATGGTCACAAATGTGTCAGACAGTATGATTCTGTTTTAACAACTCCAGTAAGCTTATACAATGATTTCGTTACTTCATCTTCAAAATCTTCAAAAAATATTGTAAGCAGCGCTTCCATAAAGACACCCGGAATGATTACTGGAATTGTCCTATTCCTTTCCGTCGCATTGCTTGTAGTGATGTTTTTAGTTCGTAAAATCCTTCTCACTAAGCGCGAGGGTGCCAGTGGAGAAGAGTCGCACAGTGGAGACACGCCTGTAAACTTGCAGCACATGTCCACGGAAAAGCGTAGTGTGAATGCATCTTCTGTAGACACACGTTTAAAACAAGTATGCTGA
- the LOC118787160 gene encoding complement component C1q receptor produces MLFLLLLLQPLYGIHGTESEPAETVCTTSACYTLHTEILTFEEARKNCEDNGGKLATMRDRTEAEEVNSVLSRFGDGQHGFKFWIGLRLLKGTCTVADTNLRGFKWISGRQDTEYSSWENEPKSTCTEERCVSVNDTSFTRESGNLRWTDRSCKDMAGFMCKFYFKGMCKRLLLAGQGQVKYTTPFVRSPLSDSNDLTMLPHGTSAEVSCSGSTHYSLCKEMQGFFGWTYSGLFCDSSKLGCKYENGGCDQICLDSDSGGVRCQCKEGYVLGEDKVTCVQRDYCQNSPCKFKCVSGLDGYTCICPEGFHLAEDQTSCIDIDECSQVPSACDDHTCVNNQGSYSCHCKKGYKLTNGICQDIDECADSPCPQRCLNSPGSFSCFCLAGYRTSEDGRSCVDLDECVEYRCEHTCTNTLGSFKCTCTENFRLAADGISCIPDSTEDTDAPHRIHENFGPKTDEQFVTPEATTNSATTNLLDTTFMSTILEEPTTIAYEDASSDTTMASDSNPQNDRTDETNNHVRQVHFGETWILASVLASAAVLVLVIAVVCAVVICRQKRFRKDTKKQSSTADSYCWVSSGNVQTEKTEEQT; encoded by the coding sequence atgttatttttacttCTCCTTTTGCAACCTCTGTACGGGATTCATGGAACAGAGTCGGAACCAGCAGAAACCGTGTGCACGACCAGCGCGTGTTATACTTTACACACAGAGATACTAACGTTTGAAGAGGCACGGAAGAATTGTGAAGATAACGGAGGCAAACTGGCAACCATGCGAGACAGAACAGAGGCTGAAGAGGTTAACTCGGTGCTGTCTAGGTTTGGTGATGGACAACACGGCTTTAAATTTTGGATTGGCCTGAGACTGCTCAAAGGGACCTGCACTGTTGCTGACACGAATCTGCGAGGTTTTAAGTGGATATCTGGAAGGCAGGACACCGAGTATTCCAGCTGGGAAAATGAACCCAAAAGCACCTGCACTGAAGAACGTTGCGTTTCCGTCAACGATACTTCGTTTACACGGGAGTCAGGTAACCTACGATGGACCGACCGATCATGCAAAGATATGGCCGGATTCATGTgcaaattttatttcaaggGGATGTGCAAACGTCTACTTTTGGCAGGACAAGGACAAGTGAAATACACAACTCCTTTTGTCAGAAGTCCCttaagtgacagcaatgacttAACAATGTTACCTCACGGAACTTCCGCAGAAGTGTCGTGCAGTGGTAGTACGCATTATTCCCTCTGTAAGGAAATGCAGGGATTTTTCGGTTGGACTTACTCTGGTCTGTTTTGCGACTCCAGCAAACTGGgctgtaaatatgaaaatggagGTTGCGATCAGATTTGCTTGGACAGTGACAGCGGAGGCGTTCGCTGTCAATGTAAAGAGGGCTACGTGCTCGGAGAGGATAAAGTTACCTGCGTCCAAAGAGATTATTGCCAAAATTCTCCATGCAAATTTAAATGCGTTTCAGGCTTGGATGGATATACCTGCATTTGCCCCGAGGGATTCCATCTTGCCGAGGACCAAACTAGTTGTATTGATATTGACGAATGTTCACAGGTGCCATCTGCCTGTGATGACCACACGTGCGTTAACAACCAAGGAAGTTACAGTTGCCATTGCAAAAAAGGTTACAAATTGACTAATGGGATATGTCAAGACATTGATGAATGTGCCGACTCTCCCTGTCCCCAGCGTTGTTTGAACTCACCGGGATCGTTCTCCTGCTTCTGTTTAGCCGGCTACCGGACGTCAGAAGACGGGCGAAGTTGTGTGGATCTTGACGAATGTGTAGAGTATCGGTGCGAGCATACCTGCACTAACACGCTGGGAAGTTTTAAATGTACTTGTACAGAGAACTTCAGACTAGCGGCAGATGGCATCTCTTGCATCCCAGATTCGACGGAGGACACCGATGCTCCGCACAGAATCCATGAAAACTTTGGACCGAAAACAGATGAACAATTTGTCACTCCAGAGGCCACGACCAATTCAGCCACAACAAATCTGTTAGATACTACTTTTATGAGCACTATTTTAGAAGAACCAACAACCATTGCATACGAAGACGCATCCAGTGATACCACCATGGCATCTGATTCTAATCCTCAGAATGACCGAACAGATGAAACGAACAACCACGTGCGCCAAGTTCATTTCGGCGAAACGTGGATCTTAGCTTCTGTTCTGGCTTCAGCCGCTGTTTTGGTGCTTGTGATTGCTGTAGTTTGTGCCGTCGTGATTTGTCGTCAGAAGCGCTTtagaaaagacacaaaaaaacaaagctcgACGGCAGACAGTTACTGCTGGGTGTCGTCCGGCAACGTTCAAACAGAAAAGACGGAGGAACAGACAtga